CGGACGGGACGCGCGGCGACGGCCCCGCCCGACCCGGTGCAGGCCGCTCGGCGCGGGGGACCGCGACCTGCGGCCGGGGCCGGGCCGCCAGCCGCGCCACGACCACGAGCTCCTGCGGGGTGCGGAACTCGCACAACCGCCCGTCCAGCAGCGCCCAGAAGCTCCCCGTGAACTCCCCCCACCAGGCCGTCAGCCCCGGGATCTCCCGCTGCAGAGCGGCCACGATCTCCTCCGGATCGACGTACGCGACGGCGAACGCCGGGGCCGTCATCGGACGATCCCCGCGCGGAGTTCCGCGTCGTCCTGTTCGGCCAGCCGCTCCGCCAGCGCGTCCGCGCTGTCCTCGATCACCGACTGGACGAGCCCCGCGCGCAGTTCGCGCCCGCTCAGCGTCCGCCGCCGCGTCGCCACCCACATGACGCCCGTCCGCGACAGCCCAACGCACCATCCCGGATGAGCCGTCTCCAGCGACACCCGCCGTTCCTCGACCGCCTTGGCTACCATGGCGGCACACCTCCTCGTGAGGTAGAGGCCGCGCGGCCGGGATAGGGGTCTCAATCCGGACCCGGCCGCGCGGCTTTATGTGTTATGTGCCCCAGGTCCGTCGCCCGACCTGGCTGCGGCGCGGCGGCCCGCCCGCCTACGCCGCCATCAGCATCTCCTTACGTTCGGTCATTGACCTGACACAGAGCGAGCATGAACGATAGTTTGACGATCTGCAAGTGCGATCGACAAAAGATCTTGCGGAGGGTGAGATGTCGCGTCGGAATAGCCCGACTGTTCGGCGTCGCCGGTTGGGTGCGGAGCTCCGCCGCCTGCGGGAAGTGGCCCGCATGCCCGGTGAGGACGTGGCCGCATACATGAACTGGTCCCTGGCCAAGCTCAGCCGTATCGAGACCGGGAAGGTCGGGGTCGCCTGGGAGGGAGTCGCAGCGCTGCTCGACCTCTACGGATATCCCGAGGGTGAGCAGCGAGAAGCGCTGATTGCATTGGCCCGGGAAGCCAAGCAGGTCGGCTGGTGGCAGTCGTACAGTGATTTCCTCAGCAAGGACTACCGCACGTACATCGGCCTGGAGACCGCAGCTGCACGGCTCGACATCTTCCAAACACTTGGCATTCCCGGCCCGTTGCAAACCGCTGAGTACGCCCGCGCTGTCATCTCGGAAGGGGGACCTCTGGACTTGGACGACGATGCGATCGAGCGACGAGTGAACCTGCGACTGGAACGCCAGGCAGTGCTGAAGGGAGAGCACCCTCTTGAACTCTGGGCGGTCCTTGATGAGGCGGCGCTACGGCGCGAGGTCGGTGGTCGCGAGACCATGGCCACCCAGCTGCAGAGACTCGCGGAAGCCGCGCGGCAGCCGGGAATCACTCTCCAGGTGATCGCCTTCGATGCTGGAGTCCATGCGTCCCTGCCAGGATCGTTCGGTATCTTTCACTTCGCTGGAGAAGATGAACCCGACGTGGCGTTCAGCGAATCCTTCGGAGGTACGCTTTTCCTTGAGCGTGCTGCCGATGTTCGGGCCGCGAATCTGACGTTCGAGCACCTGAAGGCGACGGCCAAGAGCGCGGCGGACTCGCTAAAGTTCATTCAGGCCGTCGCTAAGGGTTACGAGTAGCCCAGAGATGAGGACGTCGATGTCTACACCGAGCTTCGCTCACGTCCAATGGCGCAAGTCGACGTACAGTCTCGGCCAGAACGATCAGTGCGTCGAGGTTGCCGCTGTTCAGGGGGTTGTCGGTGTTCGCGACTCCAAGGACCCGTCTGGCCCCAAG
The nucleotide sequence above comes from Actinomadura algeriensis. Encoded proteins:
- a CDS encoding helix-turn-helix domain-containing protein — protein: MSRRNSPTVRRRRLGAELRRLREVARMPGEDVAAYMNWSLAKLSRIETGKVGVAWEGVAALLDLYGYPEGEQREALIALAREAKQVGWWQSYSDFLSKDYRTYIGLETAAARLDIFQTLGIPGPLQTAEYARAVISEGGPLDLDDDAIERRVNLRLERQAVLKGEHPLELWAVLDEAALRREVGGRETMATQLQRLAEAARQPGITLQVIAFDAGVHASLPGSFGIFHFAGEDEPDVAFSESFGGTLFLERAADVRAANLTFEHLKATAKSAADSLKFIQAVAKGYE
- a CDS encoding DUF397 domain-containing protein; the protein is MSTPSFAHVQWRKSTYSLGQNDQCVEVAAVQGVVGVRDSKDPSGPKVILRSSAFRRLVADVRDGVHDL